From Candidatus Sulfotelmatobacter sp., the proteins below share one genomic window:
- a CDS encoding amidohydrolase family protein, with the protein RVGPAGAVFSYDSLAKNRDAGWPEHFEGRDLRLTPIKPGVVYGTYRYRVRFGADEQTGLSERIFVSTPSGWKIAVSTAFPSIDGIPPPPLAVVGATLVDGNGGAPVPNATILIRDGKIDAAGPSSSVRVPAGVDTLDARGCWVLPGLIDAHVHYSQTGWADGRPDAMDLRARFPYPDVERRLRDHPERFHRAWLACGVTGVFDVGGYAWTLDMARAVEKNTEAPHISAAGPLLSTVDHWLNLPGEKQLVFLHDSLSAVEGVRYLKSLGAAAVKIWFIVRPGSDFEAMDHAVRIAGQEAHAQGLRLIVHATGLKEAKAALKDGADYLVHSVQDLPVDEEFLSMAKRNHTLYCPTLTVLDGYVNMRAAAASGGVPDVDDPNGAVDSLTLAHVRATAAEAKRAGVAVTLMTKGRLDSLHAQMAANLRAVRDAGIPIVMGTDAGNPLTLHGPAIYAELETMQKDGLSPMEVIVAATRNGARAMGREADLGTIAAGKLADLAIVGADPTRDVANLRKLRWVVRDGVVRSSEELRRAVALTH; encoded by the coding sequence GCGCGTCGGGCCCGCCGGCGCGGTGTTCAGCTACGACTCGCTGGCGAAGAATCGCGACGCCGGCTGGCCGGAACATTTCGAGGGGCGCGACCTGCGCCTCACGCCGATCAAGCCCGGCGTGGTCTACGGCACCTATCGCTACCGGGTGCGCTTCGGAGCGGACGAACAGACCGGGCTGTCGGAGCGGATCTTCGTCTCGACGCCTTCGGGCTGGAAGATCGCGGTCTCGACCGCGTTCCCTTCGATCGACGGAATCCCGCCACCTCCGCTCGCGGTCGTCGGAGCGACGCTCGTGGACGGCAACGGCGGTGCACCCGTTCCGAACGCCACCATTCTCATCCGCGACGGCAAGATCGACGCCGCCGGACCGAGTAGCAGCGTCAGGGTTCCCGCCGGCGTGGACACCCTCGACGCGCGCGGCTGCTGGGTGCTGCCCGGGCTGATCGACGCGCACGTTCATTACTCGCAGACCGGCTGGGCCGACGGGCGCCCCGACGCGATGGACCTGCGCGCGCGCTTCCCCTACCCGGACGTCGAGCGGCGCCTGCGCGACCATCCCGAGCGCTTCCATCGCGCCTGGCTCGCGTGCGGCGTCACCGGCGTGTTCGACGTCGGCGGCTACGCCTGGACGCTCGACATGGCGCGCGCCGTCGAGAAGAACACCGAGGCGCCGCACATCTCGGCCGCTGGCCCGCTGCTCTCGACCGTGGATCACTGGCTCAATCTGCCGGGCGAGAAACAGCTGGTGTTCCTGCACGACAGCCTGAGCGCGGTGGAAGGCGTGCGCTACCTGAAAAGTCTGGGCGCCGCCGCGGTCAAGATCTGGTTCATCGTGCGGCCGGGAAGCGATTTCGAGGCCATGGATCACGCGGTCAGGATCGCCGGCCAGGAAGCGCACGCGCAGGGGCTGCGCCTGATCGTCCATGCCACCGGGCTCAAGGAGGCCAAGGCCGCGCTGAAGGACGGCGCCGACTATCTCGTCCATAGCGTGCAGGACTTGCCGGTGGACGAAGAGTTCCTCTCGATGGCGAAGCGCAATCACACGCTCTATTGCCCGACACTCACCGTGCTCGATGGCTACGTGAACATGCGGGCGGCGGCCGCGAGCGGCGGGGTTCCCGACGTCGACGACCCCAATGGCGCGGTGGATTCGCTGACGCTCGCCCACGTGCGCGCGACCGCCGCCGAGGCGAAGCGCGCCGGCGTCGCGGTCACGCTGATGACCAAGGGTCGCCTCGATTCGCTGCACGCGCAGATGGCCGCCAACCTGCGCGCGGTGCGCGACGCCGGCATCCCGATCGTGATGGGCACCGACGCCGGCAATCCGCTGACGCTCCACGGCCCCGCGATCTACGCCGAGCTGGAGACCATGCAGAAGGACGGGCTTTCGCCGATGGAGGTGATCGTCGCCGCCACCCGGAACGGCGCGCGCGCCATGGGCCGCGAGGCCGATCTCGGCACGATTGCGGCCGGCAAGCTCGCCGACCTCGCGATCGTGGGAGCGGATCCCACCCGGGACGTCGCCAATCTGCGCAAGCTGCGCTGGGTGGTGCGCGACGGAGTGGTGCGCTCGAGCGAGGAATTGCGCCGGGCGGTGGCGCTCACTCACTAG
- a CDS encoding sigma-70 family RNA polymerase sigma factor, with product MAVSRWWTWVVPAREEDWDALYAEQLPRVYNFFRYRVGHGPEAEDLTSVTFEKAWRARHRYRRDLSAFTTWLFTIARNVAVDHFRQRRAHAPIEAAADLPGGLTPEELAERRSDVERLSRMLEALPDRERELLSLKYGAGLTNRAIARLTGLSESNVGTIVHRTIAGLRADWPEGV from the coding sequence ATGGCGGTCAGCCGCTGGTGGACCTGGGTCGTTCCGGCCCGTGAAGAAGACTGGGATGCGCTGTATGCGGAGCAGCTGCCGCGCGTCTACAACTTCTTCCGCTACCGGGTCGGCCACGGGCCCGAGGCCGAAGACCTGACCTCGGTCACCTTCGAGAAGGCCTGGCGCGCGCGGCACCGGTACCGCCGCGACCTTTCGGCCTTCACCACCTGGCTCTTCACCATCGCGCGCAACGTGGCGGTGGACCACTTCCGCCAGCGCCGGGCGCACGCCCCGATCGAGGCGGCGGCCGATCTGCCGGGCGGCCTGACTCCCGAGGAGCTGGCGGAGCGGCGCTCCGACGTCGAGCGCCTCTCACGCATGCTCGAAGCCCTGCCCGACCGCGAGCGGGAGCTGCTGTCCTTGAAATACGGTGCCGGTCTCACCAATCGGGCGATCGCTCGACTGACCGGCCTCAGCGAATCCAACGTCGGCACCATCGTCCACCGCACCATCGCTGGACTGCGCGCCGACTGGCCCGAAGGAGTCTGA
- a CDS encoding ABC transporter ATP-binding protein, producing the protein MPEAVVETRGLRKQFGEKVAVEELTLRVHAGEVFGFLGPNGAGKTTSLKMLLGLVEPTAGEGKVLGAPIGDRRARARLGFLPEHFRFQEWLTGRELLHFHGQLFGMRGPSLDARADELLARVDLLDAAHRPIRTYSKGMMQRVGLAQALIHSPALVFLDEPTSGLDPLGRLLVRDIIRELREQGTAVFLNSHLLGEVEATCDRVVFVKEGRTVHELSLGSEGAGVDVELRAAGLDAPAIEALANIGTVTESRNGTVRMRVASDDRLPEIVRLLVARGVALYEIKAARKSLEAWFLEVMGDEQRPG; encoded by the coding sequence ATGCCCGAGGCGGTGGTCGAGACGCGCGGACTGCGCAAGCAGTTCGGCGAGAAGGTGGCGGTCGAGGAACTCACCCTGCGGGTCCACGCCGGTGAGGTCTTCGGCTTTCTGGGCCCGAACGGCGCCGGCAAGACCACCTCGCTGAAGATGCTGCTCGGCCTGGTGGAACCGACTGCCGGCGAGGGCAAGGTGCTGGGTGCCCCGATCGGCGATCGGCGCGCGCGCGCCAGGCTCGGCTTCCTGCCCGAGCACTTCCGGTTTCAGGAGTGGTTGACGGGCCGCGAGCTGCTGCACTTCCACGGCCAGCTGTTCGGCATGCGCGGCCCCTCGCTCGACGCTCGCGCCGACGAGCTGCTCGCGCGCGTGGACCTGCTGGACGCCGCGCACCGGCCGATCCGCACCTATTCCAAGGGCATGATGCAGCGCGTGGGGCTGGCGCAGGCGCTGATCCATTCGCCCGCTCTGGTGTTCCTCGACGAGCCGACCTCGGGGCTCGATCCCCTGGGGCGGCTGCTGGTGCGCGACATCATTCGCGAGCTGCGCGAGCAGGGCACCGCCGTGTTCCTGAATTCGCATCTGCTCGGCGAAGTCGAGGCGACCTGCGACCGGGTCGTGTTCGTCAAGGAAGGGCGCACGGTGCACGAGCTGTCGCTCGGGAGCGAAGGCGCGGGCGTGGATGTGGAGCTGCGCGCCGCCGGGCTGGACGCGCCGGCGATCGAGGCGCTGGCGAACATCGGCACGGTGACCGAGTCGCGGAACGGCACGGTACGGATGCGGGTGGCGAGCGACGATCGGCTGCCCGAGATCGTCCGGCTCCTGGTCGCCCGCGGCGTCGCGCTCTACGAGATCAAGGCGGCGCGCAAGTCGCTCGAGGCCTGGTTCCTCGAAGTGATGGGCGACGAGCAGCGGCCGGGCTGA
- a CDS encoding ABC transporter permease: MRAILVMARLTLHEAVRRRILTAALICGGAFLALFGTGLHFMVRNLGRHNLMTLVERQVALNMMTLAGLYATNFLMVMAAVMLPVDTLSGEIHSGVIQTLAAKPIRRSEIVLGKWLGHWLVLAGYFVLLAIGVLTIARLEAHFTLPNVQHGLPLMLLEGTVLLTLSIAGGTRFTTITNGMIAFGLYGLAFIGNWVEQIGTYTDNSAARNVGTIASLIMPSEALWQRAAWFMQPAITRELGNTPFSPVSVASGAMVWWAAGYCAVVLCVGLAWMRRRAL, from the coding sequence ATGCGCGCGATTCTGGTGATGGCGCGGCTCACGCTGCACGAGGCGGTGCGGCGCCGCATACTCACCGCGGCGCTGATCTGCGGCGGCGCGTTTCTGGCGCTGTTCGGGACCGGGCTCCACTTCATGGTGCGGAACCTCGGCCGACACAACCTGATGACGCTGGTCGAGCGGCAGGTGGCGCTCAACATGATGACGCTGGCCGGACTCTACGCCACCAATTTCCTGATGGTGATGGCGGCGGTGATGCTGCCGGTGGACACGCTCTCGGGCGAGATCCACTCGGGCGTGATCCAGACGCTGGCCGCGAAACCCATCCGCCGCTCCGAGATCGTGCTGGGCAAGTGGCTCGGCCATTGGCTGGTGCTGGCCGGCTATTTCGTATTGCTGGCGATCGGCGTGCTGACGATCGCGCGCCTCGAAGCGCACTTCACGCTGCCCAACGTGCAGCACGGCCTGCCGCTGATGCTGCTCGAGGGCACGGTGTTGCTCACGCTCTCGATCGCCGGCGGCACGCGCTTCACCACCATCACCAACGGCATGATCGCGTTCGGGCTCTATGGCCTGGCGTTCATCGGCAACTGGGTGGAGCAGATCGGGACCTACACCGACAACTCGGCGGCGCGGAACGTGGGCACGATCGCGAGCCTGATCATGCCGAGCGAGGCGCTGTGGCAGCGAGCGGCGTGGTTCATGCAGCCGGCGATCACGCGCGAACTGGGCAACACGCCGTTCTCGCCGGTCTCGGTGGCGAGCGGGGCGATGGTGTGGTGGGCGGCGGGTTACTGCGCGGTGGTGCTGTGCGTCGGGCTCGCGTGGATGCGGCGGCGGGCGCTGTAG
- the bla gene encoding class A beta-lactamase, translating to MPGMRAVPRAAALFIACVAFAVALASPAHALSRDAGLERRLAAIAGDCPGVCGISVLHLDSGRFAAIRADERFPMASTFKLPIAMTVLSGVDQGAIKLDEIVHLNAWDMNPAASALTDAHPVGGVDVTLHDLLDRMLTTSDNTACDVLLRRVGGPAVVTQELRLWSVSELRVDRDERESGNDWVGLSLPFDSTQTAASLKAARDAVPISRRAEADRKFMADPRDTATPRGFTALLAMLWHGAALSPASTDTMRAMLERTTTGAGRLRAGLPKPVKLAHKTGTGWSLGDHTAAVNDVGVITLPGGGGRVAIAVLIRDVRGPVPRAEKTIAEVAKAVFDSWNAPE from the coding sequence ATGCCGGGCATGCGAGCAGTCCCGCGCGCCGCCGCCCTGTTCATCGCGTGCGTGGCGTTCGCGGTGGCGCTCGCTTCGCCGGCACACGCGCTCTCGCGCGATGCCGGGCTCGAGCGCCGGCTCGCCGCGATCGCCGGCGACTGCCCGGGGGTGTGCGGCATCTCGGTGCTGCATCTCGACAGCGGGCGCTTCGCAGCGATTCGCGCCGACGAGCGCTTCCCGATGGCCAGCACCTTCAAGCTGCCGATCGCGATGACCGTGCTCTCGGGCGTGGACCAGGGCGCCATCAAGCTCGACGAAATCGTGCACCTGAACGCCTGGGACATGAACCCGGCGGCGAGCGCGCTCACCGACGCCCATCCAGTCGGCGGCGTCGACGTCACCCTCCACGATCTGCTCGACCGGATGCTGACCACCAGCGACAACACCGCCTGCGACGTACTGCTGCGCCGCGTCGGCGGACCGGCGGTCGTCACCCAGGAGTTGCGCCTGTGGAGTGTCAGCGAGCTGCGCGTGGATCGCGACGAGCGGGAGAGCGGTAACGACTGGGTGGGGCTCTCGCTGCCGTTCGATTCCACGCAGACCGCGGCCAGCCTCAAGGCGGCGCGCGACGCGGTGCCCATTTCAAGGCGCGCCGAGGCCGATCGCAAGTTCATGGCCGATCCGCGCGATACTGCGACACCGCGCGGCTTCACCGCGCTGCTCGCGATGCTGTGGCATGGCGCGGCACTCTCGCCGGCCTCCACCGACACGATGAGGGCGATGCTCGAGCGCACCACCACCGGAGCGGGTCGGCTGCGCGCCGGGTTGCCGAAGCCGGTCAAGCTCGCCCACAAGACCGGCACCGGCTGGTCGCTCGGGGACCACACCGCAGCGGTCAACGACGTGGGCGTGATCACGCTGCCGGGCGGCGGCGGGCGCGTCGCGATCGCGGTGCTGATCCGCGACGTGCGCGGACCCGTCCCGCGCGCCGAGAAGACCATCGCCGAGGTGGCGAAGGCCGTGTTCGATTCCTGGAACGCGCCGGAGTAG
- the ricT gene encoding regulatory iron-sulfur-containing complex subunit RicT: MADIVQVALRGSRREFFLNSRNIWLRLRDRVIVQGEHGEMIGTVFLKDATLIALKKPGNVTREIIRKAEEEDLDREDHLKEKEVAAFSYCQQRIEARELKMELAEAEAAFGGHRLTFYFTAEHRVDFRELVKDLAAKFQCRIELRQIGVRDQAKRLDGCGPCGRAFCCSTWLKDFHPVTLKMAREQQLSLNPSKISGACGRLMCCLAYELVQYRDSADRLPPAGAVLKTGQGQMTVTRTEVYQEAVWVRDDEGGEHRIAYADLPPGPYHKCGDCNCGKKKRGGDSNGESPRDEAPPPEA; the protein is encoded by the coding sequence ATGGCGGACATCGTTCAGGTCGCATTGCGCGGCTCGCGCAGGGAGTTCTTCCTCAACTCACGCAACATCTGGCTGCGGCTGCGGGATCGCGTGATCGTGCAGGGCGAACACGGCGAGATGATCGGCACCGTGTTCCTGAAAGACGCGACGCTGATCGCGCTCAAGAAACCCGGCAACGTGACGCGCGAGATCATCCGCAAGGCCGAAGAGGAAGATCTCGACCGCGAGGATCACCTCAAGGAAAAGGAGGTCGCGGCGTTCTCGTACTGCCAGCAGCGGATCGAGGCGCGCGAGCTGAAGATGGAGCTGGCCGAGGCCGAAGCGGCCTTCGGCGGCCATCGCCTGACGTTCTACTTCACCGCCGAGCATCGCGTGGACTTCCGCGAGCTGGTGAAGGACCTGGCCGCGAAGTTCCAGTGCCGGATCGAGCTGCGCCAGATCGGCGTGCGCGATCAAGCCAAGCGCCTCGACGGCTGTGGTCCGTGCGGGCGCGCGTTCTGCTGCTCGACCTGGCTCAAGGATTTCCATCCGGTGACGCTCAAGATGGCGCGTGAGCAGCAGCTCTCCTTGAACCCGAGCAAGATCTCGGGCGCGTGCGGCCGCCTGATGTGCTGCCTGGCCTACGAGCTGGTCCAGTACCGCGACAGCGCCGATCGCCTGCCGCCCGCCGGCGCCGTCTTGAAAACCGGCCAGGGCCAGATGACGGTGACGCGCACCGAGGTTTACCAGGAAGCGGTGTGGGTGCGCGACGACGAAGGCGGGGAGCATCGCATCGCCTACGCCGATCTGCCGCCGGGGCCCTATCACAAGTGCGGCGATTGCAATTGCGGGAAGAAGAAGCGCGGCGGCGATTCGAACGGCGAGTCGCCGCGCGACGAAGCGCCGCCACCCGAGGCCTGA
- a CDS encoding DUF1189 family protein produces MRRFNVLQAIPLSFFSKALYQDVARNWPGAAVGYLLLAMLLFWIPRAVRIQIRTAQFCTVRAPGVLRQIPPFNIKHGHVLIDAPLPVMIRDPKDNALLAVIDTAGQYTSPRQAGAHVLLTAHQLMIERSSGWESRSYDFPPNLDFRYEQAKGFKWLAQIGAWFATLVGLAGLLCFWLSALIKVLIFSALGLALARNRDPSFQFQSAFRVAAVAITPALFYDFLLAWTRSNFVFSWVLGFAIALAYLWFAVQAATEPGAAAGLAPPASAPPPAPPPAPTPVH; encoded by the coding sequence ATGCGACGCTTCAACGTTCTGCAGGCAATCCCGCTCTCGTTCTTCTCGAAGGCGCTCTATCAGGACGTCGCGCGGAACTGGCCGGGCGCCGCGGTCGGCTACCTGCTGCTGGCGATGCTCCTGTTTTGGATTCCGCGAGCGGTGAGGATCCAGATCCGGACCGCGCAGTTCTGCACGGTGCGCGCGCCGGGAGTGCTCCGGCAGATTCCACCGTTCAACATCAAACACGGCCACGTTCTGATCGACGCGCCGCTGCCGGTGATGATCCGCGATCCCAAAGACAACGCGTTACTCGCGGTGATCGACACCGCCGGCCAGTACACCTCGCCGCGCCAGGCCGGCGCGCACGTGCTGCTGACCGCGCACCAGTTGATGATCGAGCGCTCGTCGGGCTGGGAGTCGCGCAGCTACGACTTCCCGCCCAATCTGGATTTTCGCTACGAGCAGGCCAAGGGCTTCAAGTGGCTGGCGCAAATCGGGGCCTGGTTCGCGACGCTGGTCGGCCTCGCGGGATTGCTGTGCTTCTGGCTCTCGGCGCTCATCAAGGTGCTGATTTTCTCCGCGCTCGGGCTGGCGCTGGCCCGTAACCGCGACCCATCGTTCCAGTTCCAGAGCGCGTTCCGGGTCGCGGCGGTGGCGATCACGCCAGCGCTGTTCTACGACTTCCTGCTGGCGTGGACGCGCTCGAACTTCGTGTTCTCGTGGGTGCTCGGCTTCGCCATCGCCCTCGCCTATCTGTGGTTCGCGGTCCAGGCCGCGACCGAGCCCGGGGCCGCGGCGGGCCTCGCCCCGCCGGCAAGCGCGCCTCCCCCCGCGCCGCCGCCCGCACCAACGCCGGTGCATTGA
- a CDS encoding peptidoglycan DD-metalloendopeptidase family protein, whose product MSPRRHSTGAAFAALAALSALIAAPLSAQDSLEMAKRRELEMVQRQARESREAAQKLKGQESQETVKLRRTEKELNMTRRRLRTLQTRRGQLDQQLDVTRTNLQRSELTLQAQRTRLGARLRSIYKSGAARDLEFLLSTRSFGQLLARWDYLVMVAEQDRILLEEVQTQKEMVEADKLRLETNLVDIGRNEKKTSVENQRLDKLRTEHETTVHTIQTQREAYEAAAADLERTAHSIQRLLNQLESKRRDEAARARAQGRVPEPYTGDFARGEGKLDWPLRGDLIGHFGPEKHPKWGTVVPNNGIDIASPIGTPVRAVARARVDYTSDDFEAYGMMVILNHGDGYYTLYAHLSEIDVSVGQEVLPGAVIGKSGDTGSLKGAELHFEVRKGGASLDPEGWLK is encoded by the coding sequence GTGAGCCCGCGGCGCCATTCGACCGGCGCCGCGTTCGCCGCCCTTGCCGCCCTGAGCGCGTTGATCGCCGCACCGCTTTCGGCCCAGGACAGCCTCGAGATGGCCAAGCGCCGCGAGCTCGAGATGGTCCAGCGCCAGGCGCGCGAGAGCCGCGAGGCCGCTCAGAAGCTGAAGGGTCAGGAGAGCCAGGAGACCGTCAAGCTCCGGCGCACCGAGAAGGAGCTGAACATGACGCGCCGGCGCCTGCGCACGTTGCAGACGCGTCGCGGCCAGCTCGACCAGCAGCTCGACGTCACGCGCACCAATCTCCAGCGCAGCGAGCTGACGCTGCAGGCCCAGCGGACACGGCTCGGCGCACGGCTGCGCAGCATCTACAAGTCGGGGGCCGCGCGCGATCTCGAGTTCCTGCTCTCGACGCGCTCCTTCGGGCAGCTGCTGGCGCGCTGGGACTATCTGGTGATGGTGGCCGAGCAGGACCGCATCCTGCTCGAGGAAGTGCAGACCCAGAAGGAGATGGTCGAGGCCGACAAGCTGCGTCTCGAAACCAATCTGGTCGACATCGGGCGCAACGAGAAGAAGACCAGCGTCGAGAATCAGCGGCTCGACAAGCTGCGCACCGAGCACGAGACCACGGTGCACACGATTCAGACGCAGCGCGAGGCCTACGAGGCCGCCGCCGCCGATCTCGAGCGCACCGCGCACAGCATCCAGCGACTCCTGAACCAGCTCGAATCGAAGCGGCGCGACGAAGCCGCGCGCGCCAGGGCCCAGGGGCGCGTGCCCGAGCCCTACACCGGCGACTTCGCGCGCGGCGAGGGTAAGCTCGACTGGCCGCTCCGCGGCGACCTCATCGGGCACTTCGGCCCCGAGAAGCACCCCAAGTGGGGCACGGTGGTGCCCAACAACGGCATCGACATCGCGAGCCCGATTGGCACCCCGGTGCGCGCGGTGGCGCGCGCGCGCGTCGACTACACCAGCGACGATTTCGAAGCCTACGGCATGATGGTGATCCTGAATCACGGTGACGGTTACTACACCCTCTACGCCCACCTCTCCGAGATCGACGTCTCGGTGGGCCAGGAGGTGCTGCCGGGCGCGGTGATCGGGAAGAGCGGCGACACCGGGTCACTCAAGGGCGCCGAGCTCCACTTCGAGGTGCGGAAGGGCGGCGCCTCGCTCGATCCCGAGGGGTGGTTGAAGTAG
- a CDS encoding permease-like cell division protein FtsX, which yields MYLFFFRETWRSIRQHRGLAVTAVLSLTGALVLSGLFLLLTHNAEIGLQVLGDRREMVVYLRDNVTPSERDMLLGRLHDLYGDATYVSKQQAWDEFSQSVGDPELLEAVGENPLPASIRVKLKPELLNATAMEAVSKQVGELPEVEDVRYGAEWVRRLDNLTDSLKLAALVVGTVAALAILFVMYNTLRLTVLARRQQVEIMSRLGASDRFIATPFVIEATLVAGVAALIALGLLYAAQQALARRILGIGFLPLSWTLAYFGAALALGWFAAQLALARVLRSVGP from the coding sequence ATGTACCTCTTTTTCTTCCGCGAAACCTGGCGCTCGATCCGGCAGCATCGCGGCCTCGCCGTCACCGCGGTGCTGTCGCTGACCGGCGCGCTGGTGCTCTCCGGCCTGTTCCTGCTGCTCACCCACAACGCCGAGATCGGGCTCCAGGTCCTGGGCGACCGGCGCGAGATGGTGGTCTACCTGCGCGACAACGTGACGCCTTCCGAGCGCGACATGCTGCTCGGCAGGCTGCACGACCTCTACGGCGACGCGACCTACGTGAGCAAGCAGCAGGCCTGGGACGAGTTCTCGCAATCGGTCGGCGACCCCGAGCTGCTCGAGGCGGTGGGCGAGAATCCGCTGCCGGCCTCGATCCGCGTCAAGCTCAAGCCCGAGCTGTTGAACGCCACCGCCATGGAGGCGGTCTCGAAGCAGGTCGGCGAGCTGCCCGAGGTCGAGGACGTTCGCTACGGCGCCGAATGGGTGAGGCGGCTCGACAATCTCACCGATTCGCTGAAGCTCGCGGCGCTGGTGGTGGGCACCGTCGCGGCGCTGGCGATCCTGTTCGTCATGTACAACACGCTGCGCCTGACGGTGCTCGCGCGCCGCCAGCAGGTCGAGATCATGAGCCGGCTCGGCGCCTCGGATCGTTTCATCGCCACGCCGTTCGTGATCGAGGCCACCCTGGTGGCCGGCGTCGCGGCGCTGATCGCGCTCGGCCTCCTCTACGCCGCGCAGCAGGCGCTGGCGCGACGCATCCTCGGCATCGGCTTCCTGCCGCTGTCGTGGACGCTCGCCTACTTCGGCGCCGCGCTCGCGCTCGGCTGGTTCGCCGCCCAGCTCGCACTGGCGCGCGTGCTCCGCTCGGTCGGCCCGTGA
- a CDS encoding ATP-binding cassette domain-containing protein, which yields MITFEQVSRRYGERLALDSVSWHMDEGECVVFLGPSGAGKTSILRLITHELQPTSGTVTVGTFRGGGLRRRQRALLRRTLGIVYEDFRLLGDRTVFENVALAVRIAGQFRDDEVIPRVLFALEEVGLQSKQTAFPLELSFGERQRCAIARAIVNRPAVILADEPTGALEPRSASEIVALLRRIHAEGAALLVTTTRRELAEALPGRIITIEDGKLYGATFPPGYAPPPPLMAAPSRPAAEPPPAVVAPPPTAAPAPPSPPESVAEPPPARPAPLEITHFAAPEPESPTSPPPSTPVAGA from the coding sequence ATGATCACGTTCGAGCAGGTGTCGCGGCGCTACGGAGAGCGCCTGGCGCTCGATTCCGTGTCGTGGCACATGGACGAGGGCGAGTGCGTGGTGTTCCTTGGCCCGAGCGGCGCCGGCAAGACCTCCATCCTCCGGCTCATCACCCACGAGCTGCAACCCACCTCGGGCACGGTGACGGTGGGCACGTTCCGCGGCGGTGGACTGAGGCGCCGGCAGCGGGCGCTGCTCAGGCGCACGCTGGGCATCGTCTACGAGGACTTCCGCCTGCTCGGCGACCGCACGGTGTTCGAGAACGTGGCGCTGGCGGTGCGGATCGCCGGCCAGTTCCGCGACGACGAGGTGATCCCGCGCGTGCTGTTCGCCCTCGAGGAAGTCGGGCTCCAGTCCAAGCAGACCGCGTTCCCGCTCGAGCTGTCGTTCGGCGAGCGGCAGCGTTGCGCGATCGCGCGCGCGATCGTCAATCGGCCGGCGGTGATCCTGGCCGACGAGCCGACCGGCGCGCTCGAGCCGCGCAGCGCGAGCGAAATCGTGGCGCTCTTGAGGCGCATTCACGCCGAGGGCGCGGCGCTGCTGGTCACCACCACGCGGCGCGAGCTGGCCGAGGCGCTCCCGGGACGCATCATCACCATCGAGGACGGCAAGCTCTACGGCGCGACCTTCCCGCCCGGCTACGCCCCGCCGCCGCCGCTGATGGCCGCGCCTTCGCGGCCCGCGGCGGAGCCGCCGCCGGCAGTCGTCGCGCCGCCGCCCACCGCAGCGCCGGCGCCGCCATCGCCGCCCGAGTCGGTCGCGGAGCCGCCGCCCGCTCGGCCAGCGCCGCTCGAGATCACCCACTTCGCGGCGCCCGAGCCCGAGTCGCCGACTTCCCCGCCCCCCTCGACACCGGTCGCCGGAGCCTGA